The proteins below are encoded in one region of Ornithinimicrobium avium:
- a CDS encoding FAD-binding dehydrogenase, translating to MDADVVVVGAGLAGLVATAELVAAGRRVVLVDQEPARHLGGQAWWSFGGLFLVDTPEQRRMGIRDSEDLAWQDWRGTAGFDRLDGPGAEDRWGRRWARAYVSWAAGEKRAWLREKGVGLFPVVGWAERGDGSATGHGNSVPRFHITWGTGPGVVEPFEREVRAGVEAGLVQLRGRHRVTGLVLTDGAVTGVRGQVLAEDDAGRGAPTSREPVGDFELAAQAVVVTSGGIGADEELVRRWWPERLGTPPREMVTGVPAYVDGSMLGPVEKAGARLVNRDRMWHYVEGLPNHTPVWPGHGIRILPGPSSLWLDATGRRLPFPFLPGFDTLGTLAHLRRSAPEHDHSWFVATTTILGKEYALSGSEQNPDLTGRSVRQVLGRVTTDVPAAVQAFVDHGADVVRAATVEELVAGMNALVGQDLVHAGPVRELVEAHDRELANDYGKDVQTALVRAARRSRGDRLVRTAPPHRFLDPRHGPLVAVRLRVLTRKTLGGVQTDLDARALGTSGEPLPGLYAAGEVAGFGGGGVHGYRSLEGTFLGGCLFSGRRAGMAAAAAVR from the coding sequence ATGGATGCGGACGTCGTCGTCGTCGGAGCCGGGCTCGCCGGGCTGGTCGCCACCGCGGAGCTCGTCGCCGCCGGGCGCCGCGTGGTCCTGGTCGACCAGGAGCCGGCGAGACATCTCGGCGGCCAGGCCTGGTGGAGCTTCGGCGGGCTGTTCCTCGTCGACACGCCCGAGCAGCGGCGGATGGGGATCCGGGACAGCGAGGACCTCGCCTGGCAGGACTGGCGTGGGACGGCCGGCTTCGACCGCCTCGACGGCCCCGGCGCCGAGGACCGCTGGGGCAGGCGGTGGGCCCGCGCCTACGTCTCCTGGGCGGCGGGGGAGAAGCGGGCCTGGCTGCGGGAGAAGGGGGTCGGGCTCTTCCCCGTCGTGGGGTGGGCCGAGCGCGGCGACGGCAGCGCGACCGGGCACGGCAACTCGGTGCCGCGCTTCCACATCACCTGGGGCACCGGCCCTGGCGTGGTCGAGCCCTTCGAGCGGGAGGTGCGGGCCGGGGTCGAGGCCGGTCTGGTGCAGCTGCGCGGCCGGCACCGGGTCACCGGGCTGGTCCTGACCGACGGCGCGGTCACCGGCGTGCGCGGACAGGTGCTCGCCGAGGACGACGCCGGGCGTGGCGCCCCGACCTCGCGGGAGCCGGTCGGCGACTTCGAGCTCGCCGCGCAGGCGGTCGTGGTCACCAGCGGTGGCATCGGTGCCGACGAGGAGCTGGTGCGGCGGTGGTGGCCGGAGCGTCTGGGCACGCCGCCCCGGGAGATGGTGACGGGGGTGCCGGCCTACGTCGACGGGTCGATGCTGGGCCCCGTCGAGAAGGCCGGGGCCCGGCTGGTCAACCGGGACCGGATGTGGCACTACGTGGAGGGTCTGCCCAACCACACGCCGGTCTGGCCGGGGCACGGCATACGCATCCTTCCCGGACCCAGCTCGCTGTGGCTGGACGCGACCGGGCGGCGCCTGCCCTTTCCGTTCCTCCCCGGGTTCGACACCCTCGGGACCCTCGCTCACCTGCGGCGCAGCGCGCCCGAGCACGACCACTCGTGGTTCGTGGCGACCACGACGATCCTGGGCAAGGAGTACGCCCTGTCCGGCTCCGAGCAGAACCCCGACCTCACCGGCCGGTCCGTGCGGCAGGTGCTCGGCCGGGTGACGACCGACGTGCCCGCGGCGGTCCAGGCGTTCGTCGACCACGGTGCGGACGTCGTGCGCGCCGCGACCGTCGAGGAGCTGGTCGCGGGCATGAACGCGTTGGTCGGCCAGGATCTCGTGCACGCCGGCCCGGTGCGCGAGCTGGTCGAGGCGCACGACCGCGAGCTGGCCAACGACTACGGCAAGGACGTGCAGACCGCGCTGGTGCGCGCCGCCCGGCGCTCGCGGGGCGACCGGCTGGTGCGCACGGCGCCGCCGCACCGCTTCCTCGACCCCAGGCACGGCCCGCTCGTGGCGGTGCGGCTGCGCGTGCTCACCCGCAAGACCCTCGGCGGCGTGCAGACCGACCTGGACGCCCGCGCGCTCGGGACCTCCGGCGAGCCGCTGCCCGGGCTGTATGCCGCCGGCGAGGTCGCCGGGTTCGGCGGCGGCGGGGTGCACGGCTACCGCTCGCTGGAGGGGACCTTCCTGGGCGGATGCCTCTTCAGCGGACGCCGAGCGGGGATGGCCGCGGCTGCTGCCGTGCGCTGA
- a CDS encoding metallophosphoesterase family protein, whose product MATRDGRRSFAPPPGMIAGLRRGAVLALLTVVAFMGGVSATQLWPVHTQTQYFAADVSVSPSLSSTVNLPMVVGDVIMSFDGPLPAPGLDAQVSVREEVTDLLRSGRLSTASLEPSQQELRAAIDSGVQEVAWKFALGALVTSLLVFLTYTVARPHHLGRVVAAATVATLVATLGPGTAAYLTYRTEKVAQFRATSLLSLVQTNRSILTELTSNADHGAVYVTNLLALSDALRQEFTPGTTQAPSAAKFLLVSDIHGMNQYPLMRQIVASEGIDAVIDAGDLLNFGQAREGVLTGIYDGIESLGVPYIFVRGNHDGASRDDEAVLDRLSRIPNVVLLEPTAGDYVEVGVNGVTISGFNDPRYYNERSDDFGAEQVAAAQAFEKATAGLTPTDLVVTHEPYAADRVTATGVTLNGHMHVAALQRGHVQMGSFTGGGLVNQFRLPPLTEEAQQAAQEDPETAGELQGHPYSFDILSMGQDCSIVSLIRYSYRNLVSGRPQYDDIRMINGRTLQPDPPADRTCGPDLGVVTSTMVAAPDLDQASTTAEETTTLTIPPPSRTPTHTPSGGQDDVAVTSGPPRR is encoded by the coding sequence ATGGCTACCCGTGACGGCCGACGCTCGTTCGCGCCGCCGCCCGGCATGATCGCCGGGCTGCGACGCGGCGCCGTGCTGGCCCTGCTCACCGTCGTCGCCTTCATGGGCGGCGTCTCGGCCACCCAGCTGTGGCCCGTGCACACCCAGACGCAGTACTTCGCCGCCGACGTCTCCGTCTCCCCGTCGCTCAGCTCCACCGTCAACCTTCCGATGGTCGTCGGCGACGTCATCATGAGCTTCGACGGCCCGCTGCCGGCGCCCGGCCTGGACGCGCAGGTCTCGGTGCGCGAGGAGGTCACCGACCTGCTGCGCAGCGGCCGGCTCAGCACCGCGAGCCTGGAGCCCAGCCAGCAGGAGCTGCGCGCCGCGATCGACTCCGGGGTGCAGGAGGTCGCCTGGAAGTTCGCCCTCGGCGCGCTGGTGACCTCGCTGCTCGTCTTCCTCACCTACACGGTCGCCCGTCCCCACCACCTGGGCAGGGTCGTCGCGGCGGCGACCGTCGCCACGCTGGTCGCGACCCTCGGACCGGGCACCGCGGCATACCTGACCTATCGCACCGAGAAGGTGGCCCAGTTCCGCGCCACCTCGCTGCTCTCGCTGGTCCAGACCAACCGGTCCATCCTCACCGAGCTGACCAGCAACGCCGACCACGGCGCGGTCTACGTGACCAACCTGCTGGCGCTCTCCGACGCCCTGCGCCAGGAGTTCACCCCCGGCACCACCCAGGCGCCCTCCGCCGCGAAGTTCCTGCTGGTCAGCGACATCCACGGGATGAACCAGTACCCGCTGATGCGCCAGATCGTGGCGTCCGAGGGCATCGACGCGGTCATCGACGCCGGGGACCTGCTCAACTTCGGCCAGGCGAGGGAAGGCGTGCTCACCGGGATCTACGACGGGATCGAGAGCCTCGGCGTGCCCTACATCTTCGTGCGCGGGAACCACGACGGGGCCTCCAGGGACGACGAGGCGGTGCTGGACCGTCTGTCCCGGATCCCCAACGTGGTGCTCCTCGAGCCGACCGCGGGTGACTACGTCGAGGTCGGCGTCAACGGGGTGACGATCAGCGGGTTCAACGACCCGCGCTACTACAACGAGCGCAGCGACGACTTCGGCGCCGAGCAGGTCGCCGCCGCGCAGGCCTTCGAGAAGGCCACCGCGGGGCTGACGCCGACCGACCTCGTCGTCACCCACGAGCCCTACGCCGCGGACCGGGTCACCGCCACCGGCGTCACGCTCAACGGGCACATGCACGTGGCCGCCCTGCAGCGCGGCCACGTGCAGATGGGGTCCTTCACGGGCGGCGGGCTGGTCAACCAGTTCCGGCTGCCGCCGCTGACCGAGGAGGCCCAGCAGGCCGCTCAGGAGGACCCCGAGACCGCCGGTGAGCTGCAGGGACATCCCTACAGCTTCGACATCCTGTCGATGGGGCAGGACTGCTCGATCGTCAGCCTGATCCGCTACAGCTACCGCAACCTGGTCTCGGGGCGGCCGCAGTACGACGACATCCGCATGATCAACGGCCGCACCCTGCAGCCGGACCCGCCGGCGGACCGGACCTGCGGACCCGACCTCGGCGTGGTGACCAGCACGATGGTGGCGGCGCCGGACCTCGACCAGGCCTCGACGACCGCGGAGGAGACCACGACGCTGACGATCCCGCCGCCGAGCCGCACCCCCACGCACACCCCGTCGGGGGGGCAGGACGACGTCGCGGTCACCAGCGGGCCGCCCCGGCGCTAG
- a CDS encoding DsbA family protein, whose protein sequence is MTTTPPPAPAPAANDSRTASIAWAVAVIVVALVVGLIAWLALGPDSQGRAGSQQAPATAEAPPAAEAPATGAPEAPPTGAPEASAEDPAAQTPSPELAQMMLSLQRRDADDLLAVGDVEAPVVMIEYADYRCPYCARFTLETRPALQDLVDEGTLRIEFRDFVIFDEQSHAAAVAARAAAEQGVGQEFAAAVFARSSSGHAELARRDLLDVAEEAGVPDLARFEERMDAPDLVADVDADTAEARALGLSSTPTFLVNTTVVRGAQPAEHFQQVIAKELERAQAAD, encoded by the coding sequence GTGACCACGACCCCGCCGCCCGCCCCTGCGCCCGCGGCCAACGACAGCAGGACCGCCTCGATCGCCTGGGCCGTCGCGGTGATCGTCGTCGCCCTCGTCGTCGGGCTGATCGCCTGGCTGGCGCTGGGGCCGGACAGCCAGGGACGGGCCGGTTCCCAGCAGGCCCCGGCCACCGCCGAGGCCCCGCCCGCCGCTGAGGCCCCGGCCACCGGGGCGCCCGAGGCGCCGCCCACCGGGGCGCCCGAGGCGTCGGCCGAGGACCCCGCGGCGCAGACGCCCTCGCCCGAGCTGGCGCAGATGATGCTCTCGTTGCAGCGGCGCGACGCCGACGACCTGCTCGCCGTCGGCGACGTCGAGGCACCGGTCGTGATGATCGAGTACGCCGACTACCGCTGCCCCTACTGCGCGCGCTTCACCCTCGAGACCCGTCCCGCCCTGCAGGACCTCGTCGACGAGGGGACGCTGCGGATCGAGTTCCGCGACTTCGTCATCTTCGACGAGCAGTCGCACGCGGCAGCGGTCGCGGCCCGTGCGGCCGCCGAGCAGGGCGTGGGCCAGGAGTTCGCCGCCGCGGTCTTCGCCCGGTCCTCCTCCGGCCACGCCGAGCTCGCGCGGCGGGACCTGCTCGACGTCGCCGAGGAGGCCGGCGTGCCCGACCTCGCGAGGTTCGAGGAGCGGATGGACGCGCCCGACCTGGTGGCCGACGTCGACGCGGACACCGCCGAGGCGCGGGCCCTGGGCCTGAGCTCGACCCCGACCTTCCTGGTCAACACGACCGTCGTGCGGGGCGCGCAGCCGGCCGAGCACTTCCAGCAGGTGATCGCCAAGGAGCTGGAGCGCGCGCAGGCTGCGGACTGA
- the thpR gene encoding RNA 2',3'-cyclic phosphodiesterase, with amino-acid sequence MRVFVAVVPPPEVVSALEDLLAPRREAVAAREEWRWTRPEHLHLTLAFVPDLQEWREEELVEEGQRYADRHRPVDLRLAGAGAFPDPGLARVLWAGVEEGEPGTLAAWAKGLRAVASHAGARVDGTRFTPHVTLARAVGGRHPAGHLVQSLDTLRTPVWSASRIDLVASYLGQGPGGTPRYETRHSWTLGE; translated from the coding sequence ATGCGAGTCTTCGTCGCCGTCGTCCCGCCGCCGGAGGTGGTGTCCGCCCTCGAGGACCTCCTCGCACCCCGCCGCGAGGCCGTGGCGGCGCGGGAGGAGTGGCGCTGGACCCGGCCCGAGCACCTGCACCTCACCCTCGCCTTCGTCCCGGACCTGCAGGAGTGGCGCGAGGAGGAGCTGGTCGAGGAGGGCCAGCGCTACGCCGACCGCCACCGCCCGGTCGACCTGCGGCTGGCGGGCGCGGGCGCCTTCCCCGACCCCGGCCTCGCACGCGTCCTCTGGGCGGGGGTCGAGGAGGGTGAACCGGGCACCCTCGCCGCCTGGGCCAAGGGACTGCGCGCGGTCGCCAGCCATGCCGGCGCCCGGGTCGACGGCACCCGCTTCACCCCGCACGTCACGCTCGCCCGCGCGGTGGGCGGGCGGCACCCGGCAGGGCACCTGGTGCAGTCGCTGGACACGCTCCGCACCCCGGTATGGAGCGCCTCCCGCATCGACCTCGTCGCCTCCTACCTGGGTCAGGGGCCCGGGGGGACGCCGCGCTACGAGACCCGGCACAGCTGGACGCTCGGGGAGTGA
- a CDS encoding saccharopine dehydrogenase NADP-binding domain-containing protein, giving the protein MTTSTTDLPTGAGTFAFLVHPRARIADDLGRVWAPLGSGPERLYDLALRRLPLPPVRMAGVEVAGQRVGDVVLVPFGAKHLLEQPGEGRRRVAAAVDRAAGLGADVVGLGALTATVTAGGVSLRDRTDVGVTNGNAFTASTVDLQARLLLGAAVDQRADRHVAVVGATGSVGGAVAALLARDAAVDRLTLVARSRPRLEALVTRLDAICGGRVDTRATDDLAEVGGADLVILLTASTSAIIGPEHLAAGAVVLDATQPRNTSPTLLEQRPDVTVVDGGVVEIPSLRLLGGNIGLPDGRAYACFAETALLALSGHRGHFSLGVPTLEQVDRTRELAHGLAHLGFGAAPPTSFGRPVDLGTAPRPVLEAGR; this is encoded by the coding sequence ATGACGACGAGCACCACAGACCTGCCCACGGGGGCCGGGACCTTCGCCTTCCTCGTCCACCCGCGCGCCCGCATCGCCGACGACCTGGGCCGCGTGTGGGCACCGCTGGGCAGCGGGCCCGAGCGGCTCTACGACCTGGCGCTGCGGCGGCTGCCGCTGCCGCCGGTGCGGATGGCGGGGGTGGAGGTCGCCGGGCAGCGGGTGGGCGACGTGGTGCTCGTGCCGTTCGGCGCGAAGCACCTGCTGGAGCAGCCCGGCGAGGGGCGCCGCCGGGTGGCGGCCGCCGTCGACCGGGCCGCCGGCCTGGGCGCCGACGTGGTCGGCCTCGGCGCGCTCACCGCCACCGTGACCGCAGGCGGCGTCTCGCTGCGCGACCGCACGGACGTGGGCGTGACCAACGGCAACGCGTTCACCGCCAGCACCGTGGACCTGCAGGCCCGCCTGCTCCTCGGCGCGGCCGTGGACCAGCGGGCCGACCGGCACGTCGCGGTCGTCGGGGCGACCGGGAGCGTCGGCGGCGCCGTTGCGGCACTGCTGGCCAGGGACGCGGCCGTCGACCGCCTCACGCTCGTCGCCCGGTCGCGGCCGCGGCTCGAGGCGCTCGTCACCCGGCTGGACGCCATCTGCGGCGGTCGGGTCGACACGAGGGCGACCGACGACCTCGCCGAGGTGGGCGGCGCGGACCTCGTCATCCTGCTCACCGCCTCGACCAGCGCGATCATCGGGCCGGAGCACCTGGCGGCCGGTGCGGTCGTGCTCGACGCCACCCAGCCGCGCAACACCTCCCCCACCCTCCTGGAGCAGCGCCCGGACGTCACGGTCGTCGACGGCGGGGTCGTCGAGATCCCGTCGCTGCGGCTGCTCGGCGGCAACATCGGCCTGCCGGACGGCCGGGCCTACGCCTGCTTCGCCGAGACCGCGCTGCTCGCGCTCTCCGGGCACCGCGGCCACTTCTCGCTCGGCGTCCCGACGCTGGAGCAGGTCGACCGGACCCGCGAGCTCGCCCACGGCCTGGCGCACCTGGGCTTCGGGGCCGCCCCGCCGACCTCCTTCGGTCGCCCGGTCGACCTCGGCACCGCGCCGCGCCCGGTGCTGGAGGCCGGGCGATGA
- a CDS encoding NAD(P)/FAD-dependent oxidoreductase, which yields MTRVVMLGGGYVTLHAYAQLVRRLGARVRSGELEIVVISADDCHSFHGFTGEVVAGLLPLERTRTPLTGALPLASIVHGRATHVDPVARTVSFVRHGAGTTEQVGYAELVVGTGGREPLTTVPGLVEHGFTLRGVGEIGGLAEHLHDVLADLPREGAPEDPRRRVVVAGGGIAGTELAAAVADLGHGRLEVLLVHGGEELLPELRGSHPRLAHRVEHELSRLGVRVLLGTRLARVTGRGAVLTGPAGPAAASLHPAATVLATIGQVPVVVPGTEGLARDARGRLVTAADLSVVDAPGIWSAGDAARVLHPVTGEPVPTNALWAIKAGAHLGANLARRLRARPTRPFGYRGLGQAASYGLGRSVAELYGMELTGGAAWLLRLTFFLRFMPTRRGAAGVVRDLTAVLLTGTRPPAVPSPLSRAGAPAPATARAPVPVLLAAGPPDRAAQAGAR from the coding sequence ATGACCAGGGTCGTGATGCTCGGCGGCGGCTACGTGACGCTGCACGCCTACGCCCAGCTCGTCCGCCGCCTCGGCGCCCGGGTCCGCTCCGGCGAGCTCGAGATCGTCGTGATCAGCGCCGACGACTGCCACAGCTTCCACGGGTTCACCGGCGAGGTCGTCGCCGGCCTGCTGCCGCTGGAGCGCACCCGCACCCCGCTCACCGGGGCGCTCCCGCTGGCGAGCATCGTCCACGGGCGCGCCACCCACGTCGACCCGGTGGCCCGGACGGTCTCCTTCGTCCGCCACGGCGCCGGGACCACCGAGCAGGTCGGGTATGCCGAGCTCGTCGTGGGCACCGGTGGTCGGGAGCCGCTGACGACCGTGCCGGGGCTGGTCGAGCACGGCTTCACGCTGCGCGGGGTCGGTGAGATCGGCGGGCTCGCCGAGCACCTGCACGACGTGCTGGCGGACCTGCCCCGGGAGGGCGCGCCGGAGGATCCCCGGCGCCGGGTCGTCGTCGCCGGCGGCGGCATCGCCGGCACCGAGCTGGCCGCCGCGGTCGCCGACCTGGGCCACGGACGGCTGGAGGTCCTCCTCGTCCACGGCGGCGAGGAGCTGCTGCCCGAGCTGCGCGGCAGCCACCCGCGCCTGGCCCACCGGGTGGAGCACGAGCTGTCCCGGCTGGGCGTCCGCGTGCTTCTGGGCACCCGGCTGGCGCGCGTCACCGGCCGGGGGGCCGTGCTGACCGGCCCGGCCGGTCCGGCGGCCGCCTCGCTCCATCCCGCCGCCACCGTCCTGGCCACCATCGGACAAGTACCGGTGGTCGTGCCCGGCACGGAGGGTCTGGCCCGGGACGCGCGAGGACGGCTGGTCACGGCCGCCGACCTCTCCGTCGTCGACGCCCCGGGCATCTGGTCCGCGGGCGACGCCGCGCGGGTGCTCCACCCGGTGACCGGCGAGCCCGTCCCGACCAACGCCCTGTGGGCGATCAAGGCCGGCGCGCACCTGGGCGCCAACCTGGCACGCCGGCTCCGGGCCCGCCCGACCAGGCCGTTCGGCTACCGCGGGCTGGGGCAGGCGGCGTCCTACGGGCTGGGCCGTTCGGTCGCCGAGCTCTACGGCATGGAGCTCACCGGCGGCGCGGCGTGGCTGCTGCGCCTGACCTTCTTCCTGCGCTTCATGCCCACCCGGCGCGGGGCGGCCGGCGTCGTCCGGGACCTGACCGCGGTGCTCCTCACCGGCACCCGGCCGCCGGCCGTTCCGTCACCGCTCTCCCGTGCCGGCGCCCCGGCCCCGGCCACGGCCCGGGCCCCGGTCCCGGTCCTGCTCGCCGCCGGTCCCCCGGATCGAGCCGCTCAGGCAGGGGCGCGGTAG
- a CDS encoding toxin-antitoxin system YwqK family antitoxin: MTREETPPNATDDQGRRTGLWEERDDHGGVMRGEYLDGLRTGTWQHLSAQGRLRSEGGYAVGELQGSWTWWRADGSRLQEGAFEGGARSGRWRRWSAAGALLDEGDYRGEKKVGTWVSYHPDGSVRATKDYRAPA; this comes from the coding sequence GTGACCCGCGAGGAGACCCCGCCCAACGCCACCGACGACCAGGGCCGCCGCACCGGCCTGTGGGAGGAGCGCGACGACCACGGCGGTGTCATGCGCGGGGAGTACCTCGACGGCCTGCGCACCGGCACCTGGCAGCACCTCTCGGCCCAGGGTCGGCTGCGGTCCGAGGGCGGGTATGCCGTGGGGGAGCTGCAGGGGTCGTGGACCTGGTGGCGGGCGGACGGCAGCCGGCTGCAGGAGGGAGCCTTCGAGGGCGGTGCGCGCAGCGGACGGTGGCGGCGCTGGTCCGCCGCCGGCGCGCTCCTCGACGAGGGTGACTACCGGGGCGAGAAGAAGGTCGGCACGTGGGTGAGCTACCACCCCGACGGCTCGGTGAGGGCCACGAAGGACTACCGCGCCCCTGCCTGA
- a CDS encoding acyltransferase family protein, which translates to MSREVPPRGDGQSVPRTGFRPELHGVRGLAIALVVLFHLFGQGRVSGGIDAFLAISGFLMTLSVARRLEDGSLRLTAYLSRLLRRLLPPVLLVLTAVAAAGYLIGPSGQQAQLVRELRATLLWAENWELIASQLDYAAAGPGTSPLQHFWSLSVQGQFYLIWFVLLVAAAWLGRRLGRTVWASALAAVCAVTVVSFLWQVLVLADDQQVAYLHTGGRLWELGLGGVVGLVLPRLRLPRALRVGLGWVGLVLLASCGFFLDGRELFPGPWALWPVAGVLLVLVAGTTHAPGSADRLLHLAPFRFLGDISYAWYLWHWPLLIYLLHLTGKEVADLRLAVVVLVVSVLLAWASTRLVEDPVHHFLGGRQLLTLGGTVGVLVLSALVASAVLGHLDARERAHLAQAARPSVDHPGAAVLGPGWEGVLPDVPPVPDLSVVGQDLPEVYDLEGCVNTHRDTPESALPGLCFLGPQDARHTVLVAGGSHVAQWMPALRLVAEQEGWRLAFTEKGGCQFLPRPEPGSQDPEQTDSCYAYDENLWPLIEDLDPDYLFTIGTTSRPVEGEATPEGFLIQWRRLDRLGVGVLAVRDSTRLQEKVPECLERTGFDAVACGQPRTERLRATSPLLEVAELPSNVRSVDLTDRICRPDRCRAIEGNVIVYRDTSHVTATYMRSLAPFLRDALEEAAPALF; encoded by the coding sequence GTGAGCAGGGAGGTGCCGCCGCGGGGGGACGGGCAGTCGGTCCCCCGGACGGGTTTCCGGCCCGAGCTGCACGGGGTCCGCGGGCTGGCGATCGCGCTGGTCGTCCTCTTCCACCTCTTCGGACAGGGCCGGGTGTCCGGGGGCATCGACGCCTTCCTGGCGATCTCCGGCTTCCTGATGACCCTCTCCGTGGCCAGGCGGCTGGAGGACGGGTCGCTGCGGCTCACCGCATACCTCTCCCGGCTGCTGCGCCGGCTGCTCCCACCGGTCCTGCTCGTGCTCACCGCCGTGGCGGCCGCCGGCTACCTGATCGGCCCGAGCGGTCAGCAGGCGCAGCTGGTGCGCGAGCTGCGCGCCACGCTCCTCTGGGCCGAGAACTGGGAGCTCATCGCCTCCCAGCTGGACTACGCCGCGGCCGGGCCGGGCACCTCGCCGCTGCAGCACTTCTGGTCGTTGTCGGTGCAGGGGCAGTTCTACCTGATCTGGTTCGTCCTCCTCGTCGCCGCGGCCTGGCTGGGTCGCCGGCTCGGGCGGACGGTGTGGGCCTCGGCGCTCGCGGCCGTCTGCGCCGTCACGGTCGTGTCCTTCCTGTGGCAGGTCCTCGTGCTCGCCGACGACCAGCAGGTCGCGTACCTGCACACCGGTGGGCGGCTGTGGGAGCTGGGGCTCGGCGGGGTCGTGGGCCTGGTGCTGCCGCGGCTGCGGCTGCCCCGTGCCCTCAGGGTGGGGCTCGGCTGGGTGGGCCTGGTGCTCCTGGCCAGCTGCGGGTTCTTCCTGGACGGGCGGGAGCTCTTCCCCGGCCCGTGGGCGCTGTGGCCGGTGGCGGGGGTCCTGCTCGTGCTGGTCGCGGGGACCACGCACGCGCCCGGGTCGGCCGACCGGCTGCTGCACCTGGCGCCGTTCCGGTTCCTCGGTGACATCTCCTACGCCTGGTACCTGTGGCACTGGCCGCTGCTCATCTACCTGCTCCACCTCACCGGCAAGGAGGTCGCCGACCTGCGCCTCGCCGTCGTCGTGCTCGTCGTCTCGGTCCTGCTCGCCTGGGCCAGCACCCGGCTCGTCGAGGACCCGGTGCACCACTTCCTCGGCGGCCGGCAGCTACTGACGCTGGGCGGCACCGTCGGCGTGCTGGTCCTCTCCGCCCTCGTGGCCTCGGCCGTGCTGGGCCACCTGGATGCCCGCGAGCGGGCGCACCTGGCGCAGGCCGCCCGCCCCTCGGTCGACCACCCGGGCGCCGCGGTGCTCGGCCCGGGGTGGGAGGGCGTCCTGCCCGACGTGCCGCCGGTGCCGGACCTGTCGGTGGTGGGTCAGGACCTGCCCGAGGTCTACGACCTGGAGGGCTGTGTGAACACGCACCGGGACACGCCGGAGTCGGCCCTGCCGGGCCTGTGCTTCCTGGGTCCGCAGGATGCACGTCACACCGTGCTGGTGGCGGGCGGCTCGCACGTCGCCCAGTGGATGCCCGCGCTGCGCCTGGTCGCCGAGCAGGAGGGCTGGCGGCTGGCGTTCACCGAGAAGGGCGGCTGCCAGTTCCTGCCCCGCCCGGAGCCCGGCTCGCAGGACCCGGAGCAGACGGACAGCTGCTACGCCTACGACGAGAACCTCTGGCCGCTGATCGAGGACCTCGACCCTGACTACCTGTTCACCATCGGCACCACCTCGCGCCCGGTGGAGGGCGAGGCCACGCCCGAGGGCTTCCTCATCCAGTGGCGCCGCCTGGACCGGCTCGGCGTCGGGGTGCTGGCGGTGCGGGACAGCACCCGGCTGCAGGAGAAGGTCCCCGAGTGCCTGGAGCGGACCGGGTTCGACGCCGTCGCCTGCGGGCAGCCCCGCACCGAACGGCTCCGGGCGACCTCGCCGCTGCTCGAGGTGGCCGAGCTGCCCTCCAACGTCCGGTCCGTCGACCTCACCGACCGGATCTGCCGGCCCGACCGGTGCCGCGCGATCGAGGGCAACGTCATCGTCTACCGGGACACCAGCCACGTGACGGCGACCTACATGCGCTCGCTGGCGCCCTTCCTGCGGGACGCGCTCGAGGAGGCGGCGCCGGCGCTGTTCTGA